The sequence TCTTATTCTAATTTTACCCTTACCATTTGGGCTATGAAATATTGATCCTGCTGATGGTATAAGTTTATTATCTGAAATAACACTTGGTGGTAACATCATATTAATCATTGCAACTGACATCACACCACTACCATCTGGTAGCATTACTGGTGCCATCATCATTGGTTGGGATGGTTGAGGTGGTTGCATCATTATGATTGGTTGAGGTGAtacctgttgttgttgttgtggtggtgggtATGCCATTTGGGCTAGAGGCGATGTTGGTAGTGgctgttgtggtggtggttgctGTTGTAAATTTGGGTACATTTGTGGTTGACCATATGGGTTAAATGGTGCAGTTGGTTGATTAATGTCAGTTGACTTTTGAAGTTGTGGTGaagattgattattttgatgtGGTTCGGTTTGCCAAGATTGTGTTGCAACTGGTTGTTTCTGTAATTGTGGAGATGACATACCCGCTGGTTTTTGTGATTGAGGAAGTGGttttgatggtggtggttttaatggtgattgttgtggttgttgctgTGGTactgatggtggtggtggttgttggtATGGTTGCCCATAATATTGTTGAGGATATTGTTGTGGTGGGTATTGCTGTGGTGGATATTGCTGTGGTGGATATTGTTGCGGGTGTGGGTATGGTTGAGGGTATTGTTGTGGGGGTGGGTATTGTTGTGGTGGGTATTGTTGTGGTGGGTATTGTTGTGGTGGGTATTGTTGTGGATATTGTTGTGGTGGGTATTGTTGTGGATactgttgtggtggtggtgcaaattgttgttgtggtggatactgttgttgtggtggttgttgataTGGTTGGCCATATGGGTTGTGTTgtggtgattgttgttgttgttgttgttgttgttgttgttgttgttgttgttgttgttgttgttgttgttgttgttgttgttgttgttgttgttgttgttgttgttgtccaTATTGTGTTGGTGGGTTTGTTAAAGGAGGAGAGGTGGGTTGTGATAATGTATTTCTTGGAGGTGGTGctggtttttttttcaagtCCCCCACTGTGGACTGATTAATATTACTGTTGCTCATGGTTCAACaactaatttttatattctttttttattatttatttatttatttgtatttattttatacatatataaaataaaaaaaattaaaatgattaaaaaataaaaaaaatgattgaatgTGGACTAAGACTCTTTGTggatagttttaaaaaaaaaaaaaaataaaaaaaaaaaaaaaataaaaaaactgaaaaacGCAAATTTGTGTTagatagatattttttttttttttttttttttagatttttaatccaaaaacaaaacaacctaaatatttgaattacactaaaattattttttttttttttttttctatctacaaaattttattacaatattattttattttattttttttatttttttggggATTATTTATTAGTGTACTACAATTATtggtaattaataaataataaatattaataatgatgaatttggttaataaaggtaaaaataataaattcaaacactcaaaaagaaataaaaataaaaataaaataaaaataaaaataaaaataaaaaattaccttttttataatatattttaaactaGTATAACCCTTTTTtactaaaaattttatatgttCTTGATCAGTTTCATATTTGTGACCCTCAAAATGTTCACGTGTAAAAgtccaataataattttgtgctggttttggtaatttttgattaatcGATCTTACTATAGTTCTATACAATGCTAATGATGCTGGAGAAATTGTATTGGGTTGACCCATTTTCGGTTTATTtgggtatttttttttttttgttatttaaatttattcttATTATAGGTGCTGATGTATTTggaattttttgaaatgaaattaaaaaaaaaaattaaaaaagtaaaaaataaaattttaaaaaaaaaaaaaaaaaaaaaaaaggattattttaaaaatttaaaaatatataaatatataaaggCTGATTCACAAATTATtgtcaaaattaatttttctaaacaCTTTGCccacaaatgaaaatatctttttaaagaatattatGCTTGTTTTGGTATGATTTcccaatattttattttattttattttattttatttttttttttttttttttcgacaatttttttttttattttattttatttttttttttttttaattttcatttcaaCCATAACgaccaaaacaaaaaaaaaatgaataaaacattaaaattattatcaacatcaaaaCAAGTTAGAAATATatatacaacaacaacattttTAACTagacaaccacaacaaagatcaatacaatttttaaactCAAGATCATTTCATTCATCAAATCCAAcatttatatttgaaaatgttttgggtaaaattaaaaatgttttttctAGTgatgtatgtattttttattatccttattatttattctaatttataaataattaattcatatgtatttaacaacaacaacaacaacaacaacaataataataataataataataataataataataataataataataataataataataataataataataataataataataataataataataataaaataatacatTAGAAAGATAAAACTAAAGAATACCCAACAAATGAAAAGGATTTAGAGGATAAAGcaaatacaaatttaaaaacacaatcacaatcacaaccaAAAGCTATTGAAAAAACCAAAGAACAAAGAGATCATGAGAATGAAGAATACCAAAAGTTATTGATGAGTGGAAAAAGATATGatttcaatatctttaaaGATTATATAATACAAtatcaattacaaattaaaGATCAAGcaaaaattgatgaaattaataatttcattaaaataattgataaaatgaCACCAGCTGAAAGAGAAAATCCACTCATTTTCCGTAAAAATGCTTTTAAAATTAGAGCtagattaattaaagattctGGCACAgatatgattattttttcaacgtatgtaatttttttttttttttccaattttaaatattaataaatatctaCTAACACAGACactatatatttaaatatttagatttaatGATACATTTACTCAAGCAAAACAATTACATGATGTTTTGGGtagttttaaaagaaaaggtATGGAAATACCAAATACAGCTGGTGAAATACCATCTTTCTTAAAGAAAAATGCTGAAATAATTAGAGTTGAAGTTGCCAAACTTACACAAGaagaaaatagaaaatatttataaatataaaatgtttatttaaataaataaaaaaaaaaaaaactaattatctcataaaatgtttaaaaaaaaaaaaaaaaaaaatctaatttatttactCGATCAAAAGAttgatcaaaataattttatttttttatttttatttataattttattccaATTTGGAAatgtttttcaaaaaaaaaaaaaaaaaaaaaaaaaaaaaaaaaaaaccttttttttttttttttttttttaatttttcattttcaaatttttttcattttttttttttaattacagtTACAGTTAGACGCaatcaaaaatataaaaacacacttttttttttttttttttttttttttttgtaaaatatgAGTTCAAACGAAACTCTTCCAAATTCAGAAcaagaaaataatagtaaaactGATAccaaaaatgataataaaaatataggtgatgaaaacaaaataatcGATACAGATAAAGATATGAAAGACAATGATACCATAAATGGTAAAGAGAATGGCAACATAAacataaatagtaataataacaataataataatattgatacaGATAAGGAAATGAAAGAAACTTCCTCAATTGAggaagatgataataataataataaaaaccaaaacaacaataataataataatattaaagag comes from Dictyostelium discoideum AX4 chromosome 2 chromosome, whole genome shotgun sequence and encodes:
- a CDS encoding hypothetical protein (Similar to Dictyostelium discoideum (Slime mold). R2005 protein) translates to MGQPNTISPASLALYRTIVRSINQKLPKPAQNYYWTFTREHFEGHKYETDQEHIKFLVKKGYTSLKYIIKKSTVGDLKKKPAPPPRNTLSQPTSPPLTNPPTQYGQQQQQQQQQQQQQQQQQQQQQQQQQQQQQQQQQSPQHNPYGQPYQQPPQQQYPPQQQFAPPPQQYPQQYPPQQYPQQYPPQQYPPQQYPPQQYPPPQQYPQPYPHPQQYPPQQYPPQQYPPQQYPQQYYGQPYQQPPPPSVPQQQPQQSPLKPPPSKPLPQSQKPAGMSSPQLQKQPVATQSWQTEPHQNNQSSPQLQKSTDINQPTAPFNPYGQPQMYPNLQQQPPPQQPLPTSPLAQMAYPPPQQQQQVSPQPIIMMQPPQPSQPMMMAPVMLPDGSGVMSVAMINMMLPPSVISDNKLIPSAGSIFHSPNGKGKIRIRLISASNLEAKDTNGKSDPYIKLKSTSIASSQVTKIINCNLNPVWDEELIVEIDQVAREVMIFDVYDHDLIGNDDLIGFVGIDLSLLPMGIEVVTHENLSFAKHGTIQIGLTALDFGLTNLSQNYLQSYVKWRSDHSPGLQRKDFKQIKKDMSSNKKGALSGPFIAKTTHHDYKFINGYLKRKKNKRQVAGSITLKVVGYTLLLPVLALAGS